GATTGGCTTACTCCTAACGATTGGTGGTACGTTTCTGGAAGCGTATGTCCCCAGCCTTCCTTGGAATTGGTCTCAGCAAGGGATTCAAACTCACTCGCTGGGCGTGACCTATCAAATCGGTGCCGTGCTGCTAGTTGGCTGTATGGGCGGTAAAAATGCCGGGGCACTCTCTCAAATTGCTTACCTGGCATTGGGTCTCACTCCCTGGTTTCCAGTCTTTTCTCAAGGCGGAGGTCTCGACTATCTCACAGAACCCAGCTTTGGCTACTTACTAGGCTTTATTCCGGGTGCGTGGATCTGTGGCTTAGTGGCTTTTAAGGCACCGCAGCGATTGGAGTCTTTGTCCTTCAGCTGTATTTGTGGGTTGCTGGTCATCCATATCACTGGTTTGACTTATCTAATCGTGACCCATTTGTTAACCTTGGGAGCGGTATTACTGCCGTTATGGGAAGCAGTTTTGAAATACTCCGTCTATCCTTTACCAGCCCAAATGGCAATTGTTTGTGCAGTGACAGTCTTGGCTTATTTCTTACGCCAGCTAATGCTTTATTAAGTCGTTGGTTCGGTCATTAGTCAAGCGCTCGTTGGTCATGGGGTAGTGGGTTGATAGTCTACCGATACTGATTACTAAAAAACGATTGACTAATCACTCATCACGAATAACTAATGACTAATGAATAATTACAATGAATTTTAAAAATCACTATTTTTGGCTCGCCGCTTTCGTTAGTCTGATTCTGGATCGGGTAACTAAATATTGGGTGGTGCAGAATTTTGTCTATAAAGAAACGTGGGCGCTGTGGCCTAATGTATTCCACTTTACCTATGAATTGAACCCTGGGGCAGCTTTTAGCTGGTTTCAAGGAGAAGTTTGGTTGCCCTGGCTTTCTTTGGGGGTGAGTCTATTCTTGATCGGATTCGCTTTAGTAAACCCCCATTTGGATCGTTGGGAACAATTAGGCTGTGGCTTTATCTTAGGTGGAGCGGTGGGCAATGGAATTGACCGATTTTTCAACAGTTGCGTTATCAATGACAAATTTTTCAATGGTTGCGTCGTTGATTTCTTGGATTTTCGGCTGATTCACTTTGCAGTATTTAATCTGGCAGATATGTTTATTAATGTAGGCATGGTGTGTTTATTGATTGCCTGGTTTTGGAATCAACCTTCCTCATCTGGCAGACCACGCTGAAGAGATGAGGGCAGAGGAAGCAGAGGGAAGTGGGAGAAAGCTGATTTTTCCGTTGATAATTAATTCCCTTCTTTAGTTTTTTAAAAGACGATTTGTTAAAACCTATCTTTGTAAGCTCTTTCTCTTTTTCACAACGCCTCCCTAGGCAAGAGATTAGAATATTTAGTACAAACCTCTTGCTTGTCGCATTGAGCCTTTTGCCTCTGACATGACCTCACCCCAACAACCGCCTAAAACCATCCTGGGTCAACTAACTCAGGCAGTACAGACCATTCAAGCTAAGGTAAATTTTAATGCGCTGGCGCTGAAGCCCAATGCCAGAGTGCCGGAACTATGGGTGCAGGATGCCGGTGCTGCTAAGGCAGAGGTTTATCCACTATTGGGCGATCGCTATTTACTGGGACGCAGTTCTAAATCTTGCGATATCGTGGTGCGGAACCCAGTTATCAGTCAGATTCATCTTTCATTAAACCGAGAAGGACGGCGCGGGCAGTCCTTTGTCATCAAGGATGAAAACTCTACCAATGGCATCTACCGAGGGAGACGGCGGCTCAATAGCCTCATACTACGCCACGGCGATATCCTCACCCTAGGACCACCGGAATTGGCGGATGCGGTTCGGCTTCAGTACCACAATCCTCCCCCCTGGTACGTCCTGGCGACTCGTTACGCCCTCTATGGGGTGGGTGGACTGACCAGTTTATTGGCATTGTGGATTCTTTTTGAGTGGCGCAATATTCCGATTCGACCTTTGCCCGCTGGCGTACAAGGACCAGTAGTAATTAATTCTGATGACGGAACGCCGTTACAGCGTCCCCGAACGATAGCGCACCGGGAATTGGGGCGATTATCAGATTTTTCCAAGTATCTGCCTCAAGCGGTGATTGCATCGGAAGACAGCCGCTATTACTGGCACTTCGGGGTCGATCCCGTTGGCACGCTGCGGGCGGTGGTGACGAATGTCAAGGGAGGCGGAATTCGTCAAGGCGGTAGCACGATTACGCAACAGTTGGCGCGGAGTTTGTTTCGGGAGTATGTGGGGACAGAAGATAGCGCGGGGCGAAAAATCAAGGAAGCGATCGTCGCTCTGAAGCTGGAGACGTTCTACAGTAAGAACGAGATCATGCGGAATTATCTGAACCGCATCTACCTGGGTGTTGGCGCGAACGGGTTTGAGGACGCGGCTCAGTTTTATTTCGACAAATCTGCCAGAGACTTAAATATTTCTGAAGCGGCGACGCTGGTGGCGATTTTGCCAGCACCGAATAGTTTTAATCCGATTCGGGATTATAAAACGGCGATTGGACTGCGCGATCGCATTATCAACCGCATGGCAAATCTAGGGTTTATCAGTGCGGAAGAAGCTCAACGAGCAAGGCGATCGCGGATTGACGTTAGCCCCAAAGCCAGAGAAGCTTTGGCTAGCATCAAGGCACCCTATTTTTACAGCTACGTTTTCACCGAACTCCAATTCTTGTTGGGAGATCAACTGGCAAAAGAAGGCAATTTTTTTGTCGAAACCAATCTGGATCTGGAGACTCAGCAAAAGGCGGAAACTGCCCTCCGCAACGGAGTTAATACCATTGGGGGAAGTTACAGGTTCTCTGAGGGAGCAATTGTCACCCTCGACTCCAGCAACGGGTCAATTCGCGCCTTGGTCGGTGGCACAGATTATCAAAAAAGTCAATTTAATCGCGCGACTCAAGCCAAGCGACAACCGGGTTCCACCTTCAAAATTTTTGCCTACGCTTCAGCGCTTGAACAAGGTAACTCGCCGGGAAAGTTTTATTCTTGCGCCCCTTTAGTGTGGCAGAATCAACGCTTTCGGGGGTGCGAAAGAGTAGGGGGTAGCGGGACGGATATGTACACCGGGCTTGCCCAGTCGGAGAATGCGATCGCGCTGCGGGTAGCGCAGGATGTTGGTTTAGATCGGGTGGTGGAGATGGCTCGACGACTGGGCATCACAACGCCGCTTAATCCGGTTCCCGGTTTGGTGTTGGGGCAAAGCGAAACCACTGTCTTGGAGATGACGGGGGCTTTCGGTGCCTTGGAAAATGGCGGCGTCTGGAATCGCGCCCATGCTATTCAGCGGATTCGGGACAGCAGCGATTGCAAAGATTTCAACAATCCGCAAACCTGCCGGGTGATTTACTCCTTCGAGGAGGAAGCAGGGGCAACGAAGCGGGTGCTGTCACAGGGAATCGCAGATACCATGACGAATATGCTTCGGGGCGCAGTGCGAGGGGGTACGGCACGGGCGGCGTCGATTGGATTCGGAGAGGTGGGGAAGACGGGCACCACGAATAGCGGCGTTGACTTGTGGTTTATTGGCTACGTTCCCAGT
The genomic region above belongs to Coleofasciculus sp. FACHB-T130 and contains:
- a CDS encoding biotin transporter BioY, with amino-acid sequence MFAPTELLWALIGLLLTIGGTFLEAYVPSLPWNWSQQGIQTHSLGVTYQIGAVLLVGCMGGKNAGALSQIAYLALGLTPWFPVFSQGGGLDYLTEPSFGYLLGFIPGAWICGLVAFKAPQRLESLSFSCICGLLVIHITGLTYLIVTHLLTLGAVLLPLWEAVLKYSVYPLPAQMAIVCAVTVLAYFLRQLMLY
- the lspA gene encoding signal peptidase II encodes the protein MNFKNHYFWLAAFVSLILDRVTKYWVVQNFVYKETWALWPNVFHFTYELNPGAAFSWFQGEVWLPWLSLGVSLFLIGFALVNPHLDRWEQLGCGFILGGAVGNGIDRFFNSCVINDKFFNGCVVDFLDFRLIHFAVFNLADMFINVGMVCLLIAWFWNQPSSSGRPR
- a CDS encoding transglycosylase domain-containing protein yields the protein MTSPQQPPKTILGQLTQAVQTIQAKVNFNALALKPNARVPELWVQDAGAAKAEVYPLLGDRYLLGRSSKSCDIVVRNPVISQIHLSLNREGRRGQSFVIKDENSTNGIYRGRRRLNSLILRHGDILTLGPPELADAVRLQYHNPPPWYVLATRYALYGVGGLTSLLALWILFEWRNIPIRPLPAGVQGPVVINSDDGTPLQRPRTIAHRELGRLSDFSKYLPQAVIASEDSRYYWHFGVDPVGTLRAVVTNVKGGGIRQGGSTITQQLARSLFREYVGTEDSAGRKIKEAIVALKLETFYSKNEIMRNYLNRIYLGVGANGFEDAAQFYFDKSARDLNISEAATLVAILPAPNSFNPIRDYKTAIGLRDRIINRMANLGFISAEEAQRARRSRIDVSPKAREALASIKAPYFYSYVFTELQFLLGDQLAKEGNFFVETNLDLETQQKAETALRNGVNTIGGSYRFSEGAIVTLDSSNGSIRALVGGTDYQKSQFNRATQAKRQPGSTFKIFAYASALEQGNSPGKFYSCAPLVWQNQRFRGCERVGGSGTDMYTGLAQSENAIALRVAQDVGLDRVVEMARRLGITTPLNPVPGLVLGQSETTVLEMTGAFGALENGGVWNRAHAIQRIRDSSDCKDFNNPQTCRVIYSFEEEAGATKRVLSQGIADTMTNMLRGAVRGGTARAASIGFGEVGKTGTTNSGVDLWFIGYVPSQDLVTGIWLGNDDNTPTRGSSGQAAQVWANYMRQVVR